The Ignicoccus islandicus DSM 13165 sequence ACGGCGGGCGTAGCTGGCGTCTCAAATTTCTCATCATAGAACTTCTTGTATTGTTCTAAGTCCCAGTATAGAGACTTCTTTTCAACGCGTTTCATTTTCTCTAGGGCTCTTTCCCTATATGCAACAAAAGACAACCCCGGAGGACTCATTAGTGCCTTCTGGGAAGCTGAAGCGACAGCATCTAGATCCATTACATCCATTGATAGTTCGTGTGCACCTAGATGACTAACCGAGTCAACTAGTATTAGACCATCCCTTTCGTGGACAACTTTAGCTAGCTCCTCTAAGTTCCTATGAACTACACCAGTACTCGTTTCATTAGCAACTATTCCAACGACCGATGCGCCAGTTTTCTTCAATGCACTATCTAGTTCCTCTGCTGTTATTCCCTCTCCTTCCTTAGGCTCAATTAATTCTACATCTATACCTAAGTACTTAGCTATGGTGGCCATTCTATCACTAAAGGTTCCTGTCTGAACAATTAACATCTTCTCGTTCCTGCTTACAAAGCTACTTACCATGGCTTCAACCGCTCCACTTCCGGAGGCCGTCAACAATGCAATATCGCAATCGCACCCAAATATTTCTTTTAACTTAGAAATAGTTGATTTCATTAATTCCCTAAACTCAGGTCCCCTATGGTTTATCATTGGGAGCGATTGACTTAGTTCTACATCCGGATGAAGAGAAACTGGACCCGGAAGCAAAAGCTGGATTCTCTTCATTTCTTCTAACCCGTTAAGTAGCTTCTAAGGGAAAGATTAATCTTTCTACTGCTAGGTGTCACGTACTTTAAACGGGAGGCGTTAGTCTTGATCGGAATAATTACGGATTATGGGTATAATGACGTATATGCGGGGCTACTAAAGGTCGTTGCTAAGGAAGTTTGTAGAAACGCTGAAATCATTGATATTACACATGGTATAGAGAGTTTCAATATACTAAAGGGAGCCTACGCGACGCTTGTAACTCTTCCTCACCTACCTCCCAGATCTAGCTTGGTTGTGGTAGTGGACCCGAGCGTCGGAAGTTCTAGAGAACCTATAGTAGCGGAGATAGGGGAATGGTATGTAGTAGCACCCAACAACGGGGTCGTTTGGTTGGCTGCCCTTGAGTACGGCGTAGGTAATGTATTCAGAATAGAGAAAAAACTAACGAAATATCGATCCCATACCTTTCACGGTCGCGATATATTCGTTCCCGTAGGAGCGTATTTAGAATGCGGTGGCTCCCCAGAACGCTTAGGCAACCTTACCTCTCTCAAAGAGTTACCTGTAAATTTAGTAAGAGAACTTAGTGGTTCAATGTTAAGGAGTACAGTCATATACGTAGATAAGTTCGGTAATGTAGCTTTATGGTATAAAGGTAACCCGTTTTCGTATGGAGATAAAGTACTAATCAACAATAAGTTCGAGGCTAAGGTAGTCAAGACCTTCTCCGAGGTTCGTAAAGGGGAACTGGCAGTTTACGTTAATAGTTTTGGATATTTAGAAATCGCTAAGTACCTAGGCAATGCTGCAAGGGAACTTGATTTAGAGGAAGGAAATATAGTTACATTAGAGAAATTAACTTGAGCTAAAAGAGGGATGAGAATTTACTTTCTAGCGCTAGGTAAATTGAGACTCGGGAATCGTAATGGGTGTTAAAAGGGGTGTAATACCCGGAAGGTATCAACCGTTCCACAAAGGTCACTTACATTTGATCAAATGGGCCCTCGAGAGACTGGATGAGGTAATAATAGTTATAGGGAGTGCTCAGGAAAGCCATACCCTTCAAAATCCATTGACTGCAGGAGAGAGAGTACTGTCCATTAAAAGAGCGCTCGAATGCGAAGGCATTGATCTATCCAAGGTTTACTTAATACCCGTACCCGACATTTTGATGAATAGAGCTTGGGTCTCACATGTTGAGACCTACGTACCTAAGTTTCACGTTGCAATTTCCAGGAACCCTCTTGTCAAAGTTTTATTTAGAGAAGCAGGATATGAAGTCTTAGAACCACCTGCGTTCGAAAGAAATAGTTACGTAGCTACTAACATACGCGCACTGATAGCGAAAGGAGATAAGAGGTGGAAGGAACTAGTACCGAAATGCGTCGCTGAGGTTTTGGAAGAAATAAACCTTGAAGAAAGGATGAGAGAATTATTAAGGAGAGATTGATCTATGGATTAATCTATGTAGCCCATAGCACGTAAATATCCTTCTTCGCTACCATATTTCGCTTTGTATTCCTCTACGATATCGTAACCATATATTTCCTTGAACTTCTTCCTACCCTCCTCCTTCATTTTAAATGGAGTCCACGGGGGATCGAAAGTGAGATCCAAGTCCACGTCCTTGACACCGGGTATTGCCTTGATACCATTTACTATCTGCCACAGTATTTGTCCTGCTATGGGACACGTGGGTGAAGTTAGAGTCATCTTTATCTTTACAATTCCATCATCCGTTACGTCTAAGTTGTACACCAATCCTAGATCCCATACAGAGATAGGTATTTCGGGATCGTGTACCTTTTTCAATACTTTCTCAATTACTTCCTTCTTTATCTTTTCCTTATCCACTTTTTGGGGAGATTCTTGTTCAGTCATTCCTCACAACCCCAAATACATTGAATCTGGTCGTTCAATTAATTGATGTAAACTTTCGATTACACGCGTGTTTCCGATTAGCTGGTTATGACTACTAAAGGGGTTAGTATGGACTTTAGAAGCATAATAGACATGATCTATGATTGGACACTGAAGCTCTCAATTCTCGCCTGGGCGATGGTAGGTCTCTCGTGGGTCATAGGGTGGATGCTAAGGGGTGCTCCAATACCAATACTGAAAATAAAGCGTTTCGGGCATTCGCTAATAGAGGATGCCGTATTGGCTGCATTATGGTTAGCCCTCGGCAGCACGGTATTCTTCCTCATCTCCTCAATAACTAAGAACTTAACTCCCCCAACTGTAATAAACGTGACCGCACCCGTTTCGGTGCAATGAAGATACTATGGCGAAACTGATGGAAATGATGAATCAGCCGGGCTCGAGCACCAAGTCCTTATTTATTTCCCGCTGCTAAGCTAACTCAGATGCATATTGAACGAGAGAGCTAAGGAAGTAATTGAAAGCTTGGGCGTAAAGGAAATTGCAAGGCGAATGTTAGCGACTAACGGCGTAGACTCCTTACTATCAACTATAGGCATCCTCAATGGAACTCTAAGCGCAACTCATTCCAATGACCCTAACATTTACTTAAGTAGCGTGCTTGGAGGTGCCGTCTCATTAGGTCTTTTAAGCGGATTCGTAGGAGTCTATATAACTGAGAGGGCCGAGAGACTAGAGGAACTCCGAAAAATAGAAAGGGCTATGGCGAGGAAGTTAAACAAAAGTTTCTATGCTAAAGCAGTTAATTACGCCTCGGTTTACGTGGCCTTATGGAGCTTAGTAGGTTCGCTGGTCCTTCCACTAACCTCTTTAATACCAATCATTCTCTCGAAATTCGGAGTACTTGAAACTACACTAGGAGTCTTACTAAGCATAGTTTTAGCCCATTTAGAACTTTCTCTAATAGGGCTTAGCTTTGGGGGCAGTAACAGGGTCAAGGTAGCTATACAATACCTCATACTAGGAATTGGTGCTACAATAATTTCAATGCTACTAGGCAACGTAATTAGCTAACGTAAATAACTTAAAAACGATATTTGAAGGAACACTAGTGTAGTGGTGTGTTAGTTTGGTAGATAAAATCTCTGACTTAAAGGAAGGCAAGAGCGTTACAATAAAAGGGAAGGTCCTCGAAACCAGTGAGGTCAAGACCGTTCAAACGAAGTATGGCCCGAGAGAGTTAAGCGAGGCAGTAATAGGCGATGAGACGGGTAAGGTAAGGGTAACTCTTTGGGGAGATAAGGCGGGAACTCTTAAGGAGGGTGAGGTAGTAGAAATCAGAGATGGCTGGACGACCTCCTTCCGTGGTGAAGTAAAGGTCAACGTCAATCAAAGGAGCGAGATAGAAGTTCTAAACGAAGAAGGTCCTTCTGAAGACGAGATACCCGATAACTGGCCGAAAGCTGAAGGGAGAGACATGAGGAGACGTCCTAGAAATAACTTCAGGGGTTCGAGACGCGGATCTCATCGAAATTATCGCAAGGAATTCTAATTGCCTTGGAGTAACGCTTCCGGATAATAATTAAAAAGCATCCATCTACACCTTTTAGCACGAACCTCCTCCTTGAGAGCCTTTTAATTAAGTACTTGCTAAGTGCATCTAAACCTTTTTCCGTTAATCTATATGCCTTCCCAGAGCTCCTCTCCAGTAAACCGAATTTAACAGCGAAATATAGATACTTCCTTAGTGTGGACTTGGGTAAATTCAGTTCATCGGAGAGATTCTCATCTCCTTTTTCGCGTATCAGATAAATGAACGGGATTATCCATTCGATGTTCGACATAGTTCCTTGACCTCCCGTGATACAGAAGTATCTACTAAAAGCGCTTACATGCGATTTTACTTGGTCATATAATGAAAGCAGTAATAGCAAGGAAACCTGGTTCGGAGTTAGCGGATAGAATAGCCAAGGAGGCTATTGAAATCTTAAGAAGGCATGGGGTCGAAACGTGCGATTTTCCTAATTGCAATCCATGTGAGTCGGACTTCGTAGTGGTTATAGGTGGTGATGGAACCCTTCTTTACGTCGCTTCTAAGACCCCTTGCGATACGCCGCCTATAATTACTATACGAGCTGGGAGGAGGGCTTTTCTCTTGGAACTCGAAGAATCGGAAGTAGAGGATGGCTTGAAAAGTTTCTTAGAAGGTAGATACTCCATTGAAAAGCATAAGCGCTTGAGATTTGGTGAATTCAATGCTATGAACGAGATTGCTGTACTAAGTAAGGGTCGGAGGGTAACCAAACTCTCGGTGTACTCAGATGGTTCGAAGATATACGAAGGCTTGGAAGGTGACGGTTTGATAATTTCAACTACTCTGGGTTCAACAGCATACGCTCTATCAGCTGGGGGTCCTCTAATCGATCCTCGATTGGATGCAATACTAATAGTTCCGGTAAATCCTATCCAACTGAACGTGAGGCCTGTAGTGCTGCCCTCTACAGCTGAAGTAACTATTAATATAGAATATAATCTGGAAGAGGTCGATGTATTAATAGATGGCATAATTAGTACGAAGGCGAAAAACATTTCTTCGAGTTTGGACGGACCCTATGTAACCCTAGCTCGGTTTAAGCCTCGGAAGTTCTATGAAAGGCTTATAGAATTACGTTCGCTCTAGGATCCTAAGGTCGTGAAGATCTTGACTGTGCTCCTACTTGTTGCGCATGGAAGTAAAAACGAGAAGTTCAATGAGATGGTCTTAAGAGTTGCGATGCAATTGAAACGCAAAGCAGGGAAGGTATACGTGGGGTTCTTGCTCGGCACACCCTCTGTAAGGGAAGCAGCCGAAAAGGCCTTTGCAGAGAGCGATGAGGTAATTGTAGTACCATTTTTTATAGCTGAGGGGAGCCACGTAGTCAAAGACTTGAAGAAGGAAATTGAAGAGGTAGCTAAGGGAAGCGGTAAGAAAGTCGTCTTCGCGAAAGCACTCGGTGATCATCCTTTAGTGGTGGAAGCCCTCTATCAAAGGTTCGTAGAAGCACTACGTTCAAGTATTACTTCTTAGGAAAATTTCACGCGAACGTACAAGCAACGCATAAGTCCACGATTGAAATAACTTGCGAGGAGAGGTTAACGCCCCGAGGGGATTGCATAGTCCTTACTTCCTCCACCCACGAGCCAGAGAAGCTAAGGGAAATGTGTAGGGAAGGAAGGAAAGGAGTCTTATGTATAATTTCGAGATACGGGGCTACGTGCATACAAGGAAAATGCAATCAATTCGAAGGCAGTTGCAAAATAATACTCCGAAAAGGCTCATTTAAATCACCAGAAACGTTGCTATATGACACAAACTTCTCGGCTTATGACATAGATAGGGATCTCATAAACGCGGCCAGGTTGTGGGGAGTTAGGGCAGTAGTCACATTAATGGTATACCAGTAAACCGTGGAATATTAGTAGAAGCAATGCTACACCCAGAGTAGCCACTACAACGATTGTACCTATTACGAGCCATTCCATGAACCTCGATACTCTATGTTTCTGCCTTTCTAGTAATCCTAAGGCTACTATGTTTGCCGTACTTCCTATCATACTCATGTTGCCACCCATAGTAGCACCATAGAGCAATGCCCACCAAAGGAGGTCCGCTCCAGGTAAACCTATCTCAACTAGCGTCTTCACTACGGGCGCAAGGGCCACAACCACTGGCATGTTATCTAAGAACGCTGATATTAAAGCGGAGATCACTGCAACGGATACTGTCAACATTATTGTAACAGATAAGTTTAATTCACCAACACCCATTATTAAGGCGTAAGCCATCTTATCAGTAACTCCCGTGTAGCTCAAAGCTGATGCAATTGCGAATAAGAACATGAAGAAGATAAGCGTCCACCACTCAACGCCATGTTCAACGAGCCTCCTAGGCTCCTCATATCTGAGCATAACGATCGAAGCGACTATAATTGGACTGAATATAAGTAAAGCTTCAGGCGTTATAGTAGCATGGATCGAATGAGCATCTAAAGAGTACAGCGCGTTAAGAAGGCTATTTACTACCCCAGATAGGGACGTGTGAAACGCTATTAGCAGAATTACTGCGGTGAAGTATATCCAACCGTCTCTGAACTCCTTCAATATCTTCTCGATCTTTTGTTCATCGTCTTTATTCAATTGCACGCCAGGGTCGCTTACTTTACCGGCAAGCCAACTGACCAAAAAGGGCCTTTTCCTGGCTATGTACGCTCTAATGTACTCAGCTGGGATTCCTTTGAATATGCCCCATTCGTCTAGTTCTATATTGCTTTCCTCTAACTTCCTTATAGCTTTCGTAACTCCAAGTTTCTTGAGCCATAGAATTCCTATTCCGATGAAGACTAGAAGCGCTGATAGGCTTCCGGGCGTTGCCCATACTAAGAAGTCCTCGAAGCTCTTCCCCGACTGTAATGCAATGTAAATACCTATTGGGTTACCTATCATCGTTGCCGCCGAACCGATATTAGTCGCCATTACTGCGTACATCACCAACGGTAACGGTTCTATTCCTATTAGACCTGAGAGCGATATAACTAGTCTCGTAACGAAAACTATGCTCGTCACTTCGTCAACTAAAGCTGCCATTATCCAGCTTAGGAAGGCAAGCATGATAAGGAAGTTTAGCGGTTTAAACTTACTTGCTTTTATCATCTTTATTGTTATCCATTCGAGTACCCCTTTCTCGCTTAGGTACTCAACGATAATCATCATAGAAATTAGGAACAATATCAAACCTAGTTCCATGTGCTCTATTATCAACTCGAAGGGCGCTACTCCGAAAAGCAATAGGGCAGTCACACCGAGCATGACGTAGCTTAACCTTTTCTTCCAGTATAGAATAGTACCTAGTATCGCCGTTACGAAGGCCGTTAACGCAATAGCTTCGGAAAGGGCTGTTGTGAAAGAGTTGATATCTGCTTCGCAAGTACCGCGAATAGGTAAGGAATATTCCTCAGCTATTTTCAACCATTCGCAGTGCTTCATCTGGAACTGATGTAGTATCTTATGAATAGCTTTCTCAAGAGGTCCTTCTATCATAGTAACTTTGAAGTTTAAGAAAGTTATAAACGCCAGTGCGAATACAATAGCTATTGAAACAACCATTAAGATCGGTTTCCGTTCCTCCGTTATTCCACTCATTTGAACGCCTACCTGAATTAACGAAAAGGAAGAAGAGTATATATCTTCATCAAATTCTAGCATTAGGAATATGGTATTATCTTAGTATTCCATCAAAAGAGATATGCTTAAATCGCTCCTCTTGGATAAGCAGTCTAGGGATGAAGTATATCAAGCGAGCTTGAGAAATTGGCTATCATGCTAAACGCTTTAGGACATCCGGCCAGACTAGCGTTAGCGTTATACCTACTTAGGTCGAAGAAAGGCGTAGTTTGGGAAGCGTTAAGAAACGCGCTCAAAGAGAACGGTTTGGAAACAGATTTCGATAAACTAAACTATCATCTTTCTATACTTATAAAGAGTGGTGTTGTAACTAAGGTCAAAGTGGAAGAAGGCATATGGGTATACAAGCTTTCGAGAGATGCGCGAGCATTGGTAAGGACCATCAGAAATAAGGTACTCCTCAAAAACTCCTCCTCCATATCCGGTAACGAGGGTAGTAGGAGTGCCGAGGGAACAGATAGAGGCAAGATTCATATCGAACGCAGAAGCATTAGAGATACTAGAAAAGAGATGGAAGGAATTGGGACCCGAGGTCTCTAAGCTTGAATATAGACCACTAGATAGCGCGGTTAGGATCCTGAGGGAGTTCGTTAAGTGTTCAGTTGATAAAGTTAGGGAACTAGACGAATTTCTAAAGAATCTCAACTTAGAAGAAGAGGTAAGGGTGGTTATCGAGAACATTTGTCCCACGAACAAGGGCTTATTGAGAGTTCTACTGGACATTTCATCAGATGTTGAACTAACCGAAGAGGAGCTAGATCTGATAGTTGAAAAAGTAAAAGAGCTGCTTGGAGAAGAGTGAGTTATTTAGTCTTCGAAGAGCTCCTCTTCGCTCAGATCTTCCTCGTCCATTTTCCTAATGCATTCCAATTCCTCTAGTTTCTTATAGACCCTATCAACCGCCTTTTTCACTTCTTCCTCTCTCTTGGCTCCAGTTATAACCATCTTGCCAGATGAGAACAGAAGTAGGACTACTCTGGGTTCGTCGAGTCTATATATAAGGCCCGGGAATTGTTCTGGTTCATACATACTATTTTCGAGGAGATACGCCGCTTTCTCTAAGTCGACTTGAACGTTCAAGTTAGCGGAAGCAACTATGTTTTGAATCTGAATCCTAGGTCTAGCCTTCTCAATTATACCCTCGCGTTTCAATATCGCGAAGATCGTTTTTACTGCTCTAATTAGCTCCTCCGTGCTCTTGGCTCCAGTTATAACCATCTTACCGGACTTGAAAATCAGGGCAGTGACCCTGGGTTGCTCTAATCTAAATATCAGACCGGGAAATTGTTCTGGTTCATACTCAACGTTATTGAGCCTCCTTTCTATTTCTTCTAGGTCTATCCTTTGATCTATGGATACCGTTGCTACTATGTTTTCGATTTTAATAATAGGTTTCGGAGAAGCTGAGGACAATATTCTTAACCCTCTTTAAAAAGGGGGATTTCACTTAAAAAGTTGGCGTTATTTAATACCTAATTTAATACCGCGTAAGGATGCGAAATCCTTCATTTAAAAATGGGCATAATGGATCACCTTCTAATGTCCCTCTCTCCGTTAAGGCTCTCGCATAACACCCGCCCAAACATTCATTAAAGAACGGGCACTTGGAACATAAGTGACCCCTGGGCCTCTTGATCTCTCTTACTAGCGGGTGATTCAAGTAATTTAACCAAACCTCTTTGAAACTCGATTTCGTAACCTTTCCCAATCTGAAATCAAGCACGTCACATAGCATAACGGAACCGTCTGGTCCTATGTCAATCGTATTTTGTTTCCTACAGTTACCAGCATGAAAGCGTTTGTTCCGTACGATAAATCTCGACCAAGGCGCACACCAAGCTCCGCCTCGAATTTCGTACAGTGTAAGTAGATAGTTCATTTGATGAAGTGAAAGAAGGAAGTTCTTCCAATCTATATGTAGCTTAGTTTCCCTAGCCATACCGAACGGCATTGTAGGGATAATGATGAATTCGCTTGCACCTAGCTTGTATGCCAGTTCACCGACTTCTATCACTTTATTATAATTTAGGGGATTGATTGCCATAATTATGGCAAATTCCACGCCATGTTTCTTCAAGTTATTAATACCCCTGAGAACAGCGTTCCACGTTCCAGCTCCTCTTATTTGTTCATGAATGTGTTTAGGCCCGTCTATACTAACGTACACGTAAACCCCGCGGAGCTTCCTCGCTGTCTCCTCGGTGATAGCAGTGCCATTCGAAACCACGCTCGGATAAACCTTCTTGTCCAAAAGATCTTTGAATATTTCGAACAACCACTTCTTATAGATTAGTACTTCGCCACCGCTGAAGTTTACCCATCTCAAACCCATTTCAATAGCTTCGTTCAATACCCTCGAAACAACCTCCTTGTCGACTTCCGGACCCCATTTAGTGAAGCGAGAAGCGTAACAATGGAGGCAATTAAGGTTACACTTACCAGTTAGTATCCATATTATGCCCGTAGGACCTTTCAATGTAAGTACCCCATTTAATCCACTATGATCTAACGCCCAACAGAAGTAACGAAGAACTAGCTGGAAATTTCCAACCAATCGTGAGCAAAGAAAGGACGAAAGCTAAATTGAGACAATATCAACAGAGTAGGGTCGCCGAGGTGTCGGATGCGAACCTCTCGCCATCCCGGGCCCTCCGGCACTTCCCCCGGAGGACCGCTCTAAGCTGGAGGTGATCCAGCCGCAGGTTCCCCTACGGCTACCTTGTTACGACTTCTCCCCCCTCGGGAGGAGGGGGTTCGACCCCCGGGGTTTCCCCCGGGGGCCTCACCCCCTCCTCCCTCGGGTGGAGCGACGGGCGGTGTGTGCAAGGAGCAGGGACGTGTTCACCGCACGATGCTAACGTGCGGTTACTAGGGATTCCGCGTTCACGAGGGCGAGTTGCAGCCCTCGATCCCAACCTCGGCGGGGTTTGAGGGATTTGCTCCCCCTTTCGGGGTCGCAACCCGCTGTCCCCGCCATTGTAGCCCGCGTGCAGCCCGGGGGTTTCGGGGCATGCTGACCTGCCATAGCCCCCTCCTTCCTCCGCCTTATACGGCGGCAGTCCCCCTACTGTGCCCCGGGGCCGGAGCCCCGGGTAGCAAGTAGGGGTGGGGGTCTCGCTCGTTGCCGGACTTAACCGGACACCTCACGGCACGAGCTGGCGACGGCCATGCACCTCCTCTCAGCGCGTCAGGTAAGGTCTTCAGCCTGACCTTCATCCTGCTGTCGCCCCCGGTGAGGTTCCCGGCGTTGACTCCAATTAAGCCGCAGGCTCCACCCCTTGTGGTGCTCCCCCGCCAATTCCTTTAAGTTTCAGCCTTGCGGCCGTACTCCCCAGGCGGCGGGCTTAACGGCTTCCCTGCGGCACTGGGCGGGCTCGAAGCCCGCCCAAC is a genomic window containing:
- a CDS encoding pyridoxal-phosphate-dependent aminotransferase family protein; this encodes MKRIQLLLPGPVSLHPDVELSQSLPMINHRGPEFRELMKSTISKLKEIFGCDCDIALLTASGSGAVEAMVSSFVSRNEKMLIVQTGTFSDRMATIAKYLGIDVELIEPKEGEGITAEELDSALKKTGASVVGIVANETSTGVVHRNLEELAKVVHERDGLILVDSVSHLGAHELSMDVMDLDAVASASQKALMSPPGLSFVAYRERALEKMKRVEKKSLYWDLEQYKKFYDEKFETPATPAVSLIYALNKALEKILSMGLSNWIKRHEAFSKVLNGIVEEAGGRVYPKENWRSNSIVVPILPEGVTPAHAKNLAKERYGIEIGSGAWKLKEKSIRIGTMGWYESDVVYRALMFLADLYKANKELVDSFYGEYFSLL
- a CDS encoding SAM hydrolase/SAM-dependent halogenase family protein; its protein translation is MIGIITDYGYNDVYAGLLKVVAKEVCRNAEIIDITHGIESFNILKGAYATLVTLPHLPPRSSLVVVVDPSVGSSREPIVAEIGEWYVVAPNNGVVWLAALEYGVGNVFRIEKKLTKYRSHTFHGRDIFVPVGAYLECGGSPERLGNLTSLKELPVNLVRELSGSMLRSTVIYVDKFGNVALWYKGNPFSYGDKVLINNKFEAKVVKTFSEVRKGELAVYVNSFGYLEIAKYLGNAARELDLEEGNIVTLEKLT
- a CDS encoding nicotinamide-nucleotide adenylyltransferase translates to MGVKRGVIPGRYQPFHKGHLHLIKWALERLDEVIIVIGSAQESHTLQNPLTAGERVLSIKRALECEGIDLSKVYLIPVPDILMNRAWVSHVETYVPKFHVAISRNPLVKVLFREAGYEVLEPPAFERNSYVATNIRALIAKGDKRWKELVPKCVAEVLEEINLEERMRELLRRD
- a CDS encoding metal-sulfur cluster assembly factor, which codes for MTEQESPQKVDKEKIKKEVIEKVLKKVHDPEIPISVWDLGLVYNLDVTDDGIVKIKMTLTSPTCPIAGQILWQIVNGIKAIPGVKDVDLDLTFDPPWTPFKMKEEGRKKFKEIYGYDIVEEYKAKYGSEEGYLRAMGYID
- the cedA1 gene encoding DNA import protein CedA1; translation: MDFRSIIDMIYDWTLKLSILAWAMVGLSWVIGWMLRGAPIPILKIKRFGHSLIEDAVLAALWLALGSTVFFLISSITKNLTPPTVINVTAPVSVQ
- a CDS encoding OB-fold nucleic acid binding domain-containing protein codes for the protein MVDKISDLKEGKSVTIKGKVLETSEVKTVQTKYGPRELSEAVIGDETGKVRVTLWGDKAGTLKEGEVVEIRDGWTTSFRGEVKVNVNQRSEIEVLNEEGPSEDEIPDNWPKAEGRDMRRRPRNNFRGSRRGSHRNYRKEF
- a CDS encoding NAD(+)/NADH kinase; the protein is MKAVIARKPGSELADRIAKEAIEILRRHGVETCDFPNCNPCESDFVVVIGGDGTLLYVASKTPCDTPPIITIRAGRRAFLLELEESEVEDGLKSFLEGRYSIEKHKRLRFGEFNAMNEIAVLSKGRRVTKLSVYSDGSKIYEGLEGDGLIISTTLGSTAYALSAGGPLIDPRLDAILIVPVNPIQLNVRPVVLPSTAEVTINIEYNLEEVDVLIDGIISTKAKNISSSLDGPYVTLARFKPRKFYERLIELRSL
- a CDS encoding sirohydrochlorin chelatase translates to MKILTVLLLVAHGSKNEKFNEMVLRVAMQLKRKAGKVYVGFLLGTPSVREAAEKAFAESDEVIVVPFFIAEGSHVVKDLKKEIEEVAKGSGKKVVFAKALGDHPLVVEALYQRFVEALRSSITS
- a CDS encoding DUF371 domain-containing protein, giving the protein MTCEERLTPRGDCIVLTSSTHEPEKLREMCREGRKGVLCIISRYGATCIQGKCNQFEGSCKIILRKGSFKSPETLLYDTNFSAYDIDRDLINAARLWGVRAVVTLMVYQ
- a CDS encoding SLC13 family permease, which encodes MSGITEERKPILMVVSIAIVFALAFITFLNFKVTMIEGPLEKAIHKILHQFQMKHCEWLKIAEEYSLPIRGTCEADINSFTTALSEAIALTAFVTAILGTILYWKKRLSYVMLGVTALLLFGVAPFELIIEHMELGLILFLISMMIIVEYLSEKGVLEWITIKMIKASKFKPLNFLIMLAFLSWIMAALVDEVTSIVFVTRLVISLSGLIGIEPLPLVMYAVMATNIGSAATMIGNPIGIYIALQSGKSFEDFLVWATPGSLSALLVFIGIGILWLKKLGVTKAIRKLEESNIELDEWGIFKGIPAEYIRAYIARKRPFLVSWLAGKVSDPGVQLNKDDEQKIEKILKEFRDGWIYFTAVILLIAFHTSLSGVVNSLLNALYSLDAHSIHATITPEALLIFSPIIVASIVMLRYEEPRRLVEHGVEWWTLIFFMFLFAIASALSYTGVTDKMAYALIMGVGELNLSVTIMLTVSVAVISALISAFLDNMPVVVALAPVVKTLVEIGLPGADLLWWALLYGATMGGNMSMIGSTANIVALGLLERQKHRVSRFMEWLVIGTIVVVATLGVALLLLIFHGLLVYH
- a CDS encoding TATA-box-binding protein; this encodes MSSASPKPIIKIENIVATVSIDQRIDLEEIERRLNNVEYEPEQFPGLIFRLEQPRVTALIFKSGKMVITGAKSTEELIRAVKTIFAILKREGIIEKARPRIQIQNIVASANLNVQVDLEKAAYLLENSMYEPEQFPGLIYRLDEPRVVLLLFSSGKMVITGAKREEEVKKAVDRVYKKLEELECIRKMDEEDLSEEELFED
- a CDS encoding radical SAM/SPASM domain-containing protein; this encodes MKGPTGIIWILTGKCNLNCLHCYASRFTKWGPEVDKEVVSRVLNEAIEMGLRWVNFSGGEVLIYKKWLFEIFKDLLDKKVYPSVVSNGTAITEETARKLRGVYVYVSIDGPKHIHEQIRGAGTWNAVLRGINNLKKHGVEFAIIMAINPLNYNKVIEVGELAYKLGASEFIIIPTMPFGMARETKLHIDWKNFLLSLHQMNYLLTLYEIRGGAWCAPWSRFIVRNKRFHAGNCRKQNTIDIGPDGSVMLCDVLDFRLGKVTKSSFKEVWLNYLNHPLVREIKRPRGHLCSKCPFFNECLGGCYARALTERGTLEGDPLCPFLNEGFRILTRY